One Glycine soja cultivar W05 chromosome 2, ASM419377v2, whole genome shotgun sequence genomic region harbors:
- the LOC114402707 gene encoding uncharacterized protein LOC114402707, producing the protein MEDAVPDPQPEEQPQRPPPLLNGYSDERCAKKPKFDEGAELKRVAEIVLVLSTMATVRAGRKPSDAEVELMREARAKLASLCEGLAPKDIVAGEAIGTVIEDLGLNSKLKDQRLGFRTPKMSIAERYSHAKWKMEEAKKFSASSTPSTTHTSQPLQTNIGGPVDNRVPSHVVRIFPSDKSSHPAIPSMGTVVPIPAHVSAGSSAALQYQVTGNEVRPPVVSGVMPSSHLGRNSSSLALPKVERPQFKVDGGSNGSPYMLQVQANSSANQPLVNAPTWSIQTQAASLARSASENKVPVHNSVKVEGTPDATVSRAGTQITTDSSFRPFITQTAPGNLPSVHQPLQATNIVQAPLIPSHTDIAKIVQKVLQPKLPVHPTWTPPSRDYMNKAFTCQMCELSVNEVDTVLLCDACEKGFHLKCLQPSVLRGIHNRVDWHCMRCLSLSGGKPLPPKYGRVMRSSNTPPKLPSNTGGVQPCSEKKVENIDPKVIPQTLATNGSSVPTVSGGHHNVELPSESKIPDTKDMQGTGISSTIEAIDKKPDPKNSMKSLSAAYSPSPCLLGENSAQQINSKVLTGRETSESESLPKLSELAKCENLQSSQDFQVEHTMSQDNAEVSSDKHVDSNMMNNQQKESHGEENLVYDIKRDDQDAALENSVGTSGTNTDGRQHSALSSDSSHAVEWIGDVVQLVDEKKYYQSCCVDGVTYRLQGHALFPTGHGKLTPSKLQSMWEDCKTGLKWVKVTNCYFPDDLPGNIGHPCISEVNEVYESNSDRTEMASSIRGPCEVLPSDKFKQENDRRCQLRNEESSRVQPIFLCRWFYDEFKKLFQPVIS; encoded by the exons ATGGAGGATGCCGTCCCCGATCCCCAACCGGAGGAGCAGCCGCAGCGTCCTCCGCCGCTTCTGAACGGGTACTCCGACGAGCGCTGCGCCAAGAAACCTAAATTCGACGAAGGCGCCGAATTGAAGAGAGTGGCGGAGATTGTGCTCGTTCTCTCCACCATGGCCACTGTGCGTGCCGGGAGGAAGCCCTCCGACGCCGAGGTCGAGCTCATGAGGGAGGCTCGCGCCAAGCTGGCGAGCCTCTGCGAGGGTTTGGCTCCGAAGGATATTGTCGCCGGGGAAGCTATTGGCACCGTCATCGAGGATCTTGGATTGAACTCCAAGCTTAAGGACCAGAGATTAGGGTTTCGAACTCCCAAGATGTCCATTGCCGAGAGGTATTCCCATGCTAAGTGGAAG ATGGAAGAAGCAAAGAAATTTTCTGCATCTTCTACACCTTCTACAACACACACATCTCAGCCCTTGCAAACAAACATTGGTGGACCAGTTGACAATCGTGTGCCATCACATGTTGTTCGAATTTTTCCTTCTGATAAATCAAGCCACCCAGCAATCCCTTCTATGGGTACCGTAGTGCCTATTCCTGCCCATGTTTCTGCGGGATCTTCTGCAGCATTGCAATATCAAGTAACCGGCAATGAAGTAAGACCACCAGTGGTTTCTGGTGTGATGCCTAGCAGTCACTTGGGGAGAAATTCATCTTCCTTAGCATTGCCTAAAGTTGAACGCCCACAGTTTAAAGTTGATGGAGGATCAAATGGGTCTCCTTACATGCTGCAAGTCCAAG CAAATTCATCTGCAAACCAACCTTTGGTGAATGCTCCAACATGGTCTATACAGACTCAAGCTGCTTCATTAGCCAGAAGTGCATCAGAAAACAAGGTGCCTGTTCATAACTCTGTCAAGGTTGAGGGAACACCTGATGCAACTGTATCAAGGGCAGGGACACAAATAACAACAGACTCGAGCTTTAGACCATTTATCACTCAAACAGCCCCTGGAAATTTACCTAGTGTGCACCAGCCATTGCAGGCCACAAACATTGTTCAGGCTCCTTTGATTCCTAGTCACACTGATATTGCTAAGATTGTCCAGAAAGTGTTACAACCAAAGCTTCCTGTCCATCCCACGTGGACTCCTCCATCAAGGGATTATATGAATAAGGCTTTCACATGTCAGATGTGTGAACTCAGTGTCAATGAGGTTGATACTGTACTTCTCTGTGATGCTTGTGAAAAGGGATTTCACTTGAAGTGCCTGCAGCCATCAGTCTTGAGAGGAATTCATAATAGAGTTGATTGGCATTGTATGAGGTGCTTGAGTTTAAGTGGTGGAAAGCCTTTGCCTCCAAAATATGGTCGTGTCATGAGATCCTCAAACACACCGCCAAAATTGCCCTCTAATACAGGTGGCGTTCAACCATGTTCTGAGAAGAAAGTAGAGAATATCGATCCAAAGGTCATCCCACAGACGTTAGCAACAAATGGGAGCTCTGTTCCAACTGTTTCCGGTGGCCATCACAATGTTGAGTTGCCATCCGAATCAAAGATACCAGATACCAAAGATATGCAAGGGACTGGCATTTCATCCACCATTGAAGCTATTGATAAGAAGCCTGATCCAAAGAACTCTATGAAATCTCTTAGTGCAGCTTATAGTCCTTCCCCTTGCTTGCTAGGTGAAAATTCTGCTCAACAAATAAATTCTAAGGTTTTGACTGGTAGAGAGACTTCGGAATCTGAGTCTCTTCCTAAATTATCTGAGCTAGCTAAGTGTGAAAATTTGCAATCATCACAAGATTTTCAAGTTGAACATACAATGTCACAAGACAATGCTGAAGTATCATCAGATAAACATGTTGACAGTAATATGATGAATAACCAACAGAAGGAATCTCATGGAGAAGAAAATTTAGTTTATGATATAAAGCGTGATGACCAAGATGCTGCACTTGAAAATTCTGTTGGAACTTCTGGAACTAATACTGATGGTAGACAGCACTCTGCATTATCTTCAGATAGTTCACATGCTGTAGAATGGATTGGTGATGTAGTACAACTTGTAGATGAGAAAAAGTATTACCAATCTTGCTGTGTTGATGGAGTAACATATAGGCTGCAGGGTCATGCTCTTTTCCCCACCGGCCATGGGAAACTAACTCCTTCTAAACTCCAG TCTATGTGGGAAGATTGCAAAACTGGGTTAAAGTGGGTTAAGGTGACAAACTGCTACTTTCCTGATGATTTGCCTGGGAATATTGGTCATCCGTGTATATCTGAAGTCAACGag GTTTATGAATCTAATAGTGATAGAACTGAAATGGCTAGCTCTATTCGAGGGCCATGTGAAGTCCTCCCATCTGATAAATTTAAACAAGAGAATGACAGGCGATGTCAGTTACGAAATGAGGAAAGTTCTAGAGTGCAGCCCATTTTCCTATGCAG GTGGTTTTATGATGAATTCAAGAAGTTATTTCAACCTGTAATCAGTTGA
- the LOC114402716 gene encoding putative BPI/LBP family protein At1g04970 isoform X1, with product MAPSICFLLLSLLFLSSSTSGTDEEGFISVIISDKGLDFAKDILIDQAVASIVQSQLPQIEKTVQVPLVGKAKVVLSDITINHIQVNSSSVNTGETGIALVVSGATADLSLNWRYSVSSWLVPIGISDSGTATVKVNDLQVGLTVNLRNQEGTLKLNLLDSGCHVRDLSIKLHGGAAWLYQVLVDAFAGNIASAVEEAISKKINEGISTLDLLLQSLPKTIPLDETAALNVSFMDNPVLSDSAIELEINGLFTGRNEVLVPQAYYRGSGLSLSASCGGSSPKMITISLHESVFKSGSMLYFTADSMQWIVDELPDQALLNTAEWRFLIPQLYKKYPNDDMNLNISVSSPPDIQVTNKDVSVNIFIDITIDVLEDGEVIPVACISVDFSASFAVEILGNNLAGWLKLRKFSTSLKWSKIGKLHMNLIQSVTSTVLKTVIIPYLNSQLLRGIPLPILNGFAIKNVCILYAPPRITVCSDVSF from the exons ATGGCACCctcaatttgttttcttcttctatccCTTCTGTTCCTTTCATCCTCCACAAGTGGTACTGATGAAGAGGGTTTCATCTCTGTGATCATATCTGATAAGGGCCTTGATTTTGCCAAGGATATTCTGATAGACCAAGCTGTTGCCTCTATTGTTCAGTCTCAGCTGCCACAGATTGAGAAGACTGTGCAAGTCCCTCTTGTTGGAAAAGCCAAAGTGGTTCTTTCTGACATCACTATCAATCATATCCAAGTTAATTCTTCATCTGTTAATACTGGAGAGACAGGCATTGCTCTTGTCGTTTCTGGTGCCACTGCCGACTTGAGTTTGAACTGGAGGTACTCTGTTAGCAGTTGGTTAGTCCCAATTGGAATTTCGGACAGTGGAACCGCTACTGTGAAG GTTAATGATTTGCAAGTGGGACTTACTGTGAATTTAAGAAACCAAGAAGGAACTCTTAAGTTGAATCTCCTGGATTCTGGATGTCATGTTAGAGATTTATCTATAAAGTTGCATGGTGGAGCAGCTTGGCTTTATCAAGT GCTAGTAGATGCTTTTGCAGGAAATATAGCATCTGCAGTTGAAGAGGCAATttctaagaaaataaatgagGGGATATCAACTCTTGACCTTTTATTGCAATCTCTTCCAAAAACAATCCCATTAGACGAAACTGCTGCTCTAAATGTTTCTTTCATGGACAACCCAGTGCTGAGTGATTCTGCTattgaattagaaattaatGGTTTATTCACAGGGAGAAATGAAGTTTTGGTACCTCAAGCTTACTACAGAGGATCAGGCCTTTCTCTTTCTGCTTCCTGTGGTGGCAGTTCACCAAAGATGATAACAATTTCATTACATGAAAGTGTTTTCAAATCCGGTTCCATGCTTTACTTCACT GCAGATAGTATGCAATGGATTGTTGATGAACTTCCTGATCAGGCCCTTCTGAACACTGCTGAATGGAGATTCCTTATTCCAcaattatacaaaaaatatcCAAATGACGACATGAATCTTAATATCTCTGTATCTTCTCCACCAGATATACAAGTGACAAACAAAGATGTCAGTGTCAACATTTTCATAGATATAACAATTGATGTTCTGGAAGATGGTGAAGTCATACCTGTTGCATGCATCTCGGTG GATTTTAGTGCCTCTTTTGCTGTGGAAATCTTAGGAAACAATCTTGCTGGTTGGCTTAAATTGAGAAAGTTTTCCACATCCTTGAAATGGAGTAAAATAGGGAAACTGCACATGAATTTGATTCAG TCTGTGACATCAACCGTCCTCAAGACCGTCATCATACCATACCTGAACTCGCAGTTATTGAGAGGAATTCCACTGCCAATTCTTAATGGTTTTGCCATTAAGAATGTTTGTATATTGTATGCTCCCCCTCGGATTACTGTGTGTAGTGATGTTTCTTTCTGA
- the LOC114402697 gene encoding indole-3-acetate O-methyltransferase 1-like, protein MAPMGNNVVVSNMKLEKLLSMKGGKGEASYAKNSQAQAIHARSMLHLLRETLDRVEVVEARDGVAFVVADLGCSCGSNSINVVDVIIKHMMKRYQALGWQPPEFSAFFSDLPSNDFNTLFQLLPPLANYGAVNMEECLAANNHRSYFAAGVPGSFYRRLFPARSVHVFHSTFSLHWLSQVPECVVDKRSSAYNKGRVFIHGAGQSTANAYKKQFQTDLAGFLRARSVEMKREGSMFLVCLARTSVDPTDQGGAGLLVGTHFQDAWDDLVQEGLISQEKRDTFNIPVYAASLQDFKEVVEANGSFTIDKLEVFKGGSPLVVNQPDDASEVGRALANSCRTVCGVLVDAHIGDKLSEELFLRVEHRATMHAKELLEQLQFFHIVASLSFVQ, encoded by the exons ATGGCTCCGATGGGAAACAATGTTGTTGTGTCCAATATGAAACTGGAGAAGTTGCTTAGCATGAAAGGAGGCAAAGGAGAAGCCAGCTATGCCAAAAATTCCCAAGCACAG GCCATACATGCGAGGTCCATGCTTCATCTTCTGAGAGAGACACTAGACAGAGTTGAGGTTGTTGAGGCACGTGATGGGGTGGCATTTGTGGTGGCGGACTTGGGGTGTTCGTGTGGGAGCAACAGCATAAACGTGGTGGATGTGATAATAAAGCACATGATGAAAAGGTACCAGGCATTGGGGTGGCAGCCACCAGAGTTCTCGGCTTTCTTCTCAGACCTTCCCAGCAATGACTTCAACACACTCTTCCAGCTCCTTCCTCCGCTCGCCAACTACGGCGCCGTCAACATGGAGGAATGCCTTGCTGCCAACAACCACCGCTCCTACTTCGCCGCCGGAGTTCCCGGTTCCTTCTACCGGAGGCTTTTTCCGGCAAGGTCCGTTCATGTTTTCCACTCAACCTTCTCTTTGCACTGGCTATCTCAG GTGCCAGAATGTGTAGTGGATAAGAGGTCAAGTGCATATAACAAAGGAAGGGTGTTTATCCATGGGGCTGGTCAGAGCACGGCAAATGCCTACAAGAAACAATTCCAAACAGACTTGGCAGGCTTTCTGAGAGCAAGGTCAGTGGAGATGAAGAGAGAGGGGTCCATGTTCTTAGTTTGCTTGGCCAGAACTTCAGTGGACCCCACAGACCAAGGTGGGGCTGGCCTTCTTGTTGGGACCCATTTTCAGGATGCTTGGGATGATCTTGTCCAAGAG ggattgATTAGCCAAGAAAAGCGAGATACTTTTAACATTCCAGTCTATGCAGCAAGCCTGCAAGACTTCAAGGAGGTGGTTGAAGCTAATGGTTCATTTACCATAGACAAGCTTGAGGTATTCAAAGGAGGAAGTCCACTTGTGGTCAACCAACCAGATGATGCAAGTGAGGTAGGCAGGGCTCTAGCCAACAGCTGCAGGACAGTGTGTGGAGTCCTTGTTGATGCCCACATTGGTGACAAACTAAGTGAGGAACTTTTTCTTAGAGTGGAGCATCGAGCCACTATGCATGCCAAAGAGCTATTAGAGCAACTACAGTTCTTTCACATAGTTGCATCCCTTTCTTTTGTTCAATGA
- the LOC114402716 gene encoding putative BPI/LBP family protein At1g04970 isoform X2, whose protein sequence is MAPSICFLLLSLLFLSSSTSGTDEEGFISVIISDKGLDFAKDILIDQAVASIVQSQLPQIEKTVQVPLVGKAKVVLSDITINHIQVNSSSVNTGETGIALVVSGATADLSLNWRYSVSSWLVPIGISDSGTATVKVNDLQVGLTVNLRNQEGTLKLNLLDSGCHVRDLSIKLHGGAAWLYQVLVDAFAGNIASAVEEAISKKINEGISTLDLLLQSLPKTIPLDETAALNVSFMDNPVLSDSAIELEINGLFTGRNEVLVPQAYYRGSGLSLSASCGGSSPKMITISLHESVFKSGSMLYFTADSMQWIVDELPDQALLNTAEWRFLIPQLYKKYPNDDMNLNISVSSPPDIQVTNKDDFSASFAVEILGNNLAGWLKLRKFSTSLKWSKIGKLHMNLIQSVTSTVLKTVIIPYLNSQLLRGIPLPILNGFAIKNVCILYAPPRITVCSDVSF, encoded by the exons ATGGCACCctcaatttgttttcttcttctatccCTTCTGTTCCTTTCATCCTCCACAAGTGGTACTGATGAAGAGGGTTTCATCTCTGTGATCATATCTGATAAGGGCCTTGATTTTGCCAAGGATATTCTGATAGACCAAGCTGTTGCCTCTATTGTTCAGTCTCAGCTGCCACAGATTGAGAAGACTGTGCAAGTCCCTCTTGTTGGAAAAGCCAAAGTGGTTCTTTCTGACATCACTATCAATCATATCCAAGTTAATTCTTCATCTGTTAATACTGGAGAGACAGGCATTGCTCTTGTCGTTTCTGGTGCCACTGCCGACTTGAGTTTGAACTGGAGGTACTCTGTTAGCAGTTGGTTAGTCCCAATTGGAATTTCGGACAGTGGAACCGCTACTGTGAAG GTTAATGATTTGCAAGTGGGACTTACTGTGAATTTAAGAAACCAAGAAGGAACTCTTAAGTTGAATCTCCTGGATTCTGGATGTCATGTTAGAGATTTATCTATAAAGTTGCATGGTGGAGCAGCTTGGCTTTATCAAGT GCTAGTAGATGCTTTTGCAGGAAATATAGCATCTGCAGTTGAAGAGGCAATttctaagaaaataaatgagGGGATATCAACTCTTGACCTTTTATTGCAATCTCTTCCAAAAACAATCCCATTAGACGAAACTGCTGCTCTAAATGTTTCTTTCATGGACAACCCAGTGCTGAGTGATTCTGCTattgaattagaaattaatGGTTTATTCACAGGGAGAAATGAAGTTTTGGTACCTCAAGCTTACTACAGAGGATCAGGCCTTTCTCTTTCTGCTTCCTGTGGTGGCAGTTCACCAAAGATGATAACAATTTCATTACATGAAAGTGTTTTCAAATCCGGTTCCATGCTTTACTTCACT GCAGATAGTATGCAATGGATTGTTGATGAACTTCCTGATCAGGCCCTTCTGAACACTGCTGAATGGAGATTCCTTATTCCAcaattatacaaaaaatatcCAAATGACGACATGAATCTTAATATCTCTGTATCTTCTCCACCAGATATACAAGTGACAAACAAAGAT GATTTTAGTGCCTCTTTTGCTGTGGAAATCTTAGGAAACAATCTTGCTGGTTGGCTTAAATTGAGAAAGTTTTCCACATCCTTGAAATGGAGTAAAATAGGGAAACTGCACATGAATTTGATTCAG TCTGTGACATCAACCGTCCTCAAGACCGTCATCATACCATACCTGAACTCGCAGTTATTGAGAGGAATTCCACTGCCAATTCTTAATGGTTTTGCCATTAAGAATGTTTGTATATTGTATGCTCCCCCTCGGATTACTGTGTGTAGTGATGTTTCTTTCTGA